A genomic stretch from Longimicrobium sp. includes:
- a CDS encoding urate hydroxylase PuuD: MSPSVRELLDMVFRWMHLIAGIMWIGNSLLWNWLDRNLEPSKTGKEGIAGEIWLLHSGAFYFMEKDLRGWDRDRPLHWFKWQAYTTWLTGAALLVVVYYASGGALLIDPAVRDLSPAAAIGIGAGTIVGGWLGYDLFLGRAVSRMGRMGAVAGLALVLAVAFGLTQVFSGRAAFLHVGALLGTLMAGNVFRVIMPSQRVLVSAVERGERPDPEPAKRAKDRSIHNNYMTFPVLVLMLSSHFPALYGHRWNWLVLGILVVTGATVRHILNIRFGWPRWKPALAATFATSLGLLALLTARPAQSRASAGADGGQVTFAQANAVIQKRCAVCHSADAADRTFGVAPAGVAFDTPEQIRSRMDRIRARAVETQTMPPANKTHTTAEERALLGRWIAQGGRID, from the coding sequence ATGAGCCCGTCCGTGCGCGAACTGCTGGACATGGTGTTTCGCTGGATGCACCTGATCGCCGGGATCATGTGGATCGGCAACTCGCTGCTGTGGAACTGGCTCGACCGCAACTTGGAGCCCTCCAAGACCGGCAAGGAGGGGATCGCCGGCGAGATCTGGCTGCTGCACAGCGGCGCGTTCTACTTCATGGAAAAGGACCTGCGCGGCTGGGACCGCGACCGTCCGCTGCACTGGTTCAAGTGGCAGGCGTACACCACCTGGCTCACCGGCGCGGCGCTGCTGGTCGTGGTCTACTACGCCAGCGGCGGCGCGCTGCTGATCGACCCCGCCGTGCGCGACCTGTCGCCCGCGGCGGCGATCGGCATCGGCGCGGGGACCATCGTGGGGGGATGGCTGGGGTACGACCTGTTCCTGGGCAGGGCGGTTTCGCGGATGGGGAGGATGGGCGCCGTCGCGGGGCTGGCGCTGGTGCTGGCCGTGGCCTTCGGACTGACGCAGGTGTTCAGCGGGCGCGCGGCGTTCCTGCACGTGGGCGCGCTGCTGGGCACGCTGATGGCGGGCAACGTGTTCCGCGTGATCATGCCCTCGCAGCGCGTACTGGTGAGCGCGGTGGAGCGCGGCGAGCGGCCGGACCCGGAGCCCGCCAAGCGCGCCAAGGACCGGTCGATCCACAACAACTACATGACGTTTCCGGTGCTGGTGCTGATGCTCAGCAGCCATTTTCCCGCCCTGTACGGGCACCGGTGGAACTGGCTGGTGCTGGGCATCCTGGTGGTCACGGGGGCCACGGTGCGCCACATCCTGAACATCCGCTTCGGCTGGCCGCGGTGGAAGCCGGCACTCGCCGCCACCTTCGCCACCTCCCTCGGCCTCCTGGCCCTGCTGACCGCGCGCCCGGCGCAGAGCCGCGCATCCGCCGGTGCCGATGGGGGGCAGGTGACCTTCGCGCAGGCGAACGCCGTCATCCAGAAGCGCTGCGCCGTCTGCCACTCCGCCGACGCGGCGGACCGCACCTTCGGCGTGGCGCCGGCCGGCGTGGCGTTCGACACCCCCGAGCAGATCCGGTCGCGCATGGACCGCATCCGCGCCCGCGCGGTGGAGACGCAGACCATGCCGCCCGCCAACAAGACGCACACGACGGCCGAAGAACGCGCCCTCCTGGGCCGCTGGATCGCCCAGGGCGGCCGGATCGACTGA
- a CDS encoding DEAD/DEAH box helicase — protein sequence MSFDNLGLHATLLRAVSELGYTRATPIQEQSIPSALQGRDVLACAMTGSGKTAAFALPVIQRLMDGPRRKTRALVLSPTRELAAQIHEQFVALGKHTGIRAAAVFGGVGMKPQEQAFRDGVEVIVATPGRLLDHLQYPYARLDGVEILVLDEADRMLDMGFLPDIRRVLKHVPTQRQTLFFSATMPPPIHALSRDMLKQPATVDLQRKAAPATGIKQAVYPVSQEMKAHLFLELLKRGEVGSVIVFCRTKHRSNRLSDFLDKHGVPNARIHGNRSQTARTDALAGFKQGRYRVLVATDIVARGIDVEALEHVVNFDVPHVPEDYVHRVGRTARADATGDAYTFVSPEEESDLRDIERAIGKQLPRFTVEGFDYRAKPAERFEVPIAERIAEIRKRKSEERARAKEKADRKAQRETQEASRGPARSPARPSGDRAPRSEGGRPSQPSRGGMAGVGGGGSRPQGGRSQSGRGGGPGRGAPRQG from the coding sequence ATGTCCTTCGACAATCTCGGCCTTCACGCGACCCTTCTCCGCGCCGTCTCGGAGCTGGGCTACACTCGCGCCACACCCATCCAGGAACAGTCCATCCCATCCGCCCTGCAGGGGCGCGACGTGCTGGCCTGCGCCATGACGGGAAGCGGCAAGACGGCCGCGTTTGCTCTTCCGGTGATCCAGCGATTGATGGACGGCCCGCGCCGCAAGACCCGCGCGCTGGTGCTGAGCCCCACGCGCGAGCTGGCGGCGCAGATCCACGAGCAGTTCGTCGCCCTGGGCAAGCACACGGGCATCCGCGCGGCCGCAGTGTTCGGCGGCGTGGGGATGAAGCCGCAGGAGCAGGCCTTTCGCGACGGCGTCGAGGTGATCGTCGCCACCCCGGGGCGCCTGCTGGACCACCTTCAGTACCCCTACGCCCGGCTGGACGGCGTGGAGATCCTGGTGCTGGACGAGGCCGACCGCATGCTGGACATGGGGTTCCTTCCCGACATCCGCCGCGTCCTGAAGCACGTGCCCACGCAGCGGCAGACGCTGTTCTTCAGCGCCACCATGCCGCCGCCCATCCACGCGCTTTCGCGTGACATGCTCAAGCAGCCCGCCACGGTGGACCTGCAGCGCAAGGCGGCGCCGGCCACGGGCATCAAGCAGGCCGTGTACCCCGTCTCGCAGGAGATGAAGGCGCACCTGTTCCTGGAGCTGCTGAAGCGTGGCGAGGTGGGCAGCGTCATCGTGTTCTGCCGCACCAAGCACCGCTCCAACCGGCTGTCGGACTTCCTGGACAAGCACGGCGTGCCCAACGCCCGCATCCACGGAAACCGCAGCCAGACGGCGCGCACCGACGCGCTGGCGGGCTTCAAGCAGGGCCGCTACCGCGTGCTGGTGGCCACCGACATCGTGGCCCGCGGCATCGACGTCGAGGCGCTGGAGCACGTGGTGAACTTCGACGTGCCGCACGTGCCCGAAGACTACGTGCACCGCGTGGGCCGCACCGCCCGCGCCGACGCCACGGGCGACGCGTACACCTTCGTCTCGCCCGAGGAGGAGAGCGACCTGCGCGACATCGAGCGCGCCATCGGCAAGCAGCTGCCGCGCTTTACGGTCGAGGGCTTCGACTACCGCGCCAAGCCCGCTGAGCGCTTCGAGGTGCCCATCGCCGAGCGCATCGCCGAAATCCGCAAGCGCAAGTCCGAGGAGCGTGCCCGCGCCAAGGAAAAGGCCGACCGCAAGGCGCAACGCGAAACGCAGGAAGCGTCGCGCGGGCCGGCCAGGAGCCCCGCCCGTCCCTCCGGCGACCGTGCCCCCCGCTCCGAGGGCGGACGCCCGTCGCAGCCGTCTCGCGGCGGAATGGCCGGCGTGGGCGGAGGCGGCAGCCGTCCCCAGGGCGGCCGCTCGCAAAGCGGACGCGGCGGCGGCCCGGGCCGCGGCGCACCTCGCCAGGGCTGA
- the uraH gene encoding hydroxyisourate hydrolase, whose translation MSAITTHVLDTARGRPAAGVPIRLECGSEVLGRGETDADGRLRTLLPAGAALDAGAYRLVFDTGAWFAAQGVDAFYPEVAVDFTVQDGGQHHHVPLLLSPFGYSTYRGS comes from the coding sequence ATGAGCGCGATCACCACGCACGTGCTGGATACCGCCCGCGGCCGCCCCGCAGCCGGCGTTCCCATCCGCCTGGAGTGCGGCTCCGAGGTGCTGGGCCGCGGCGAGACCGATGCGGACGGACGCCTGCGTACGCTGCTGCCCGCCGGGGCGGCGCTGGATGCCGGCGCGTACCGCCTGGTGTTCGACACCGGCGCCTGGTTCGCCGCGCAGGGGGTGGACGCGTTCTATCCCGAGGTCGCGGTGGACTTCACGGTCCAGGACGGAGGGCAGCACCATCACGTTCCGCTCCTCCTGAGCCCGTTCGGCTACTCCACGTACCGCGGCAGCTGA
- a CDS encoding rod shape-determining protein, translating to MADIAIDLGTANTLIEVKGVGLVVNEPSVVAVDRDTRKVRAIGLEAKRMLGRTPEGIVAVRPMRDGVIADVNMADLMLRHFLERVLPRGFFRVKPRVVIGVPSGITEMEKRAVRAAVLAAGARQVNLISEPMAAAIGVGLPVTSPRGSMVVNVGGGTSEIGVIALSGIVADASIRVAGNEMDEAIMGYVRKSRNLLIGEATAEGVKIQIGSAFALDEEREMDVTGRDLVNGIPKSVRVNSVEIRECIQEPVAAIVAAVRRALESTPPELSSDIIDAGIVMTGGGAQLRGLGRLLQRETGLPIHLDEQPLTCVVRGAARVLEDLELYQGVLQP from the coding sequence GTGGCGGACATCGCGATCGACCTTGGAACGGCGAACACGCTGATCGAGGTGAAGGGCGTGGGGCTGGTGGTGAACGAGCCTTCGGTGGTGGCGGTGGACCGCGACACCCGAAAGGTGCGCGCCATCGGGCTCGAAGCCAAGCGCATGCTGGGGCGCACGCCGGAGGGCATCGTGGCCGTGCGGCCCATGCGCGACGGCGTGATCGCCGACGTGAACATGGCCGACCTGATGCTGCGCCACTTCCTGGAGCGCGTGCTGCCGCGCGGGTTCTTCCGGGTGAAGCCGCGCGTGGTGATCGGCGTACCCTCGGGCATCACCGAGATGGAAAAGCGCGCCGTGCGGGCCGCGGTGCTGGCGGCGGGCGCGCGCCAGGTGAACCTGATTTCCGAGCCCATGGCGGCGGCCATCGGGGTGGGGCTGCCGGTGACGTCGCCGCGCGGGTCGATGGTGGTGAACGTGGGCGGCGGCACCAGCGAAATCGGCGTGATCGCCCTCTCCGGCATCGTCGCCGACGCGTCCATCCGCGTGGCCGGCAACGAGATGGACGAGGCCATCATGGGCTACGTGCGCAAGAGCCGGAACCTGCTGATCGGCGAGGCCACGGCCGAGGGCGTGAAGATCCAGATCGGCTCGGCGTTCGCGCTGGACGAGGAGCGGGAGATGGACGTCACCGGGCGCGACCTGGTGAACGGCATCCCCAAGTCCGTCCGGGTGAACTCGGTGGAAATCCGCGAGTGCATCCAGGAGCCCGTTGCCGCCATCGTGGCCGCGGTTCGCCGGGCGCTGGAAAGCACGCCCCCGGAGCTGTCGTCCGACATCATCGACGCGGGGATTGTGATGACGGGCGGCGGCGCGCAGCTGCGCGGCCTGGGCCGGCTGCTGCAGCGCGAGACGGGGCTGCCCATCCACCTGGACGAGCAGCCCCTTACCTGCGTGGTCCGCGGCGCCGCCCGCGTGCTGGAGGACCTGGAGCTGTACCAGGGTGTGCTGCAGCCGTAG
- the uraD gene encoding 2-oxo-4-hydroxy-4-carboxy-5-ureidoimidazoline decarboxylase encodes MTHLTRLNELSPAEAERELLTCCGSREWARRVASCRPYADAADLMENADGVWRALDEADWREAFRAHPRIGEKKADAGQTDREKAWSAGEQAGMGDAAAQTQQALAEGNRRYEERFGYIYIVCATGKSADEMLDLLTERLSNDPAAEILVAAEEQRKITRIRLEKLLAD; translated from the coding sequence GTGACACACCTGACGCGCCTGAACGAGCTGTCTCCCGCCGAGGCCGAGCGCGAGCTGCTCACCTGCTGCGGCTCGCGCGAGTGGGCGCGCCGCGTGGCATCGTGCCGGCCCTACGCCGACGCCGCGGACCTCATGGAGAACGCGGACGGCGTGTGGCGCGCGCTGGACGAGGCGGACTGGCGCGAGGCGTTCCGCGCGCACCCCCGCATCGGCGAGAAGAAGGCGGATGCGGGGCAGACGGACCGCGAAAAGGCGTGGTCCGCCGGTGAGCAGGCGGGGATGGGCGACGCGGCGGCGCAGACGCAGCAGGCGCTGGCGGAGGGAAATCGCCGGTACGAGGAGCGGTTCGGCTACATCTACATCGTCTGCGCGACGGGCAAGTCGGCGGACGAGATGCTGGACCTGCTCACGGAGCGGCTGTCCAACGATCCCGCGGCGGAAATCCTCGTCGCAGCCGAGGAGCAGCGGAAGATCACCCGCATCCGCCTGGAAAAGCTGCTTGCGGACTAA
- the alc gene encoding allantoicase translates to MTDFQDLPDLAAERLGGAVLLANDEFFAPKEGLLKAGAPEWHAGEYTERGKWMDGWETRRHSASFDWCIIRLGAPGIVRGVVVDTSFFTGNYPEHCSIEACSVPGTPSPEQLASTAEWTEILPKTALQGDARNEFPVAHEGRVTHLRLNIYPDGGVARLRVHGEAIPQWTKFARQGGEVDLAALENGGWVMSCSDMFYGHRQNLILPGPSLFMGDGWETRRRRGPGHDWSLVRLALPSPIHRVEIDTDHYKGNPPERCWMEGIHLPGATAEELADSSAPWLALLPETRLQPHARFRFEDLDPIGPVTHVRLNIAPDGGIARLRVFGRLSDAPR, encoded by the coding sequence ATGACCGATTTCCAGGACCTGCCCGATCTTGCCGCCGAGCGCCTGGGTGGCGCAGTGCTGCTGGCCAACGACGAGTTCTTCGCGCCCAAGGAGGGATTGCTGAAGGCCGGCGCCCCCGAGTGGCACGCGGGCGAGTACACCGAGCGCGGAAAGTGGATGGACGGCTGGGAAACGCGCCGCCACTCGGCCTCGTTCGACTGGTGCATCATCCGGCTGGGCGCGCCGGGAATCGTCCGCGGCGTGGTGGTAGACACCAGCTTCTTCACCGGCAACTACCCCGAGCACTGCTCCATCGAGGCCTGCTCCGTTCCCGGAACGCCATCGCCCGAGCAGCTGGCGAGCACGGCGGAGTGGACGGAGATCCTGCCCAAGACCGCCCTGCAGGGCGACGCGCGGAACGAGTTCCCGGTGGCCCACGAGGGCCGCGTTACGCACCTTCGCCTGAACATCTACCCCGACGGGGGCGTGGCCCGGCTGCGCGTTCACGGCGAGGCCATCCCCCAGTGGACGAAGTTCGCACGGCAGGGCGGAGAGGTAGACCTGGCGGCGCTGGAAAACGGCGGCTGGGTGATGTCGTGCAGCGACATGTTCTACGGCCACCGGCAGAACCTGATCCTACCCGGGCCGTCGCTGTTCATGGGCGATGGGTGGGAAACGCGCCGCCGTCGCGGGCCGGGGCACGACTGGAGCCTCGTTCGCCTGGCCCTGCCCAGCCCCATCCACCGTGTGGAGATCGACACCGACCACTACAAGGGCAACCCGCCGGAGCGCTGCTGGATGGAAGGCATCCACCTGCCCGGCGCCACCGCCGAGGAGCTGGCCGACTCGTCCGCGCCCTGGCTGGCGCTGCTGCCGGAAACCCGGCTCCAGCCGCACGCCCGCTTCCGCTTCGAGGACCTGGACCCCATCGGCCCCGTGACGCACGTGCGGCTGAACATCGCGCCCGACGGCGGCATCGCCCGGCTGCGGGTGTTCGGCAGGCTTTCCGACGCGCCCCGGTGA
- a CDS encoding type II toxin-antitoxin system VapC family toxin: protein MPKPRVYIETTIPNVYYETRTSPEMVERQAWTRAWWADAADKYELVTSSKVLAELDRGTGDRVARRKSLLKELPLLSVDPPVPAIVSFYIRHRLMPANPPDDAYHLAAASYHGCDFMVTWDLRHLANPRKALHIRRINTMLTVHVPELVTPKHLMLREDDV from the coding sequence ATGCCGAAGCCGCGCGTCTACATCGAAACGACGATTCCCAACGTCTACTACGAAACCAGAACCTCGCCTGAGATGGTAGAGCGGCAGGCCTGGACACGTGCATGGTGGGCAGATGCGGCAGACAAGTACGAACTGGTGACGAGCAGCAAGGTGCTCGCCGAACTGGACCGGGGTACTGGGGATCGGGTGGCGCGACGGAAGTCACTCCTGAAGGAACTTCCCCTGCTGTCCGTCGATCCGCCCGTACCCGCGATCGTGTCGTTCTACATCCGGCACAGGCTCATGCCGGCCAATCCCCCTGATGACGCATATCATCTCGCGGCGGCATCATACCACGGGTGCGACTTCATGGTGACTTGGGATTTACGGCACTTGGCCAATCCGAGGAAGGCCTTGCACATTCGACGAATCAATACGATGCTTACAGTGCACGTGCCTGAGCTTGTAACGCCGAAGCACCTGATGCTGAGGGAGGACGATGTCTGA
- the allB gene encoding allantoinase AllB, with product MHPPADLVIRSRRVVLPDGMRPAAVGVSAGLIASVDGYDAAQGGTVVDVGDAIVMPGLVDTHVHVNEPGRTEWEGWETATRAAAAGGVTTLIEMPLNSIPATTTVSALTAKVGEAWGKCSVDVGFWGGVVPGNAADLPALWEAGVFGFKCFLAPSGVDEFQHVGEADLRLAMPVLAELGAPLLVHAELPAPLERAAACAAGMNPRSYAVYARSRPPEAEVQAIELVIRLCREFGTRVHVVHLAAADALPLLREARAEGLPVTVETCPHYLHFADDDIADGATEFKCAPPIRGRRNQQGLWDALAAGDIDLVASDHSPCPPEMKGREAGDWFAAWGGIASLQLGLPVMWSAMNARGMGPELIARWMSEAPARLAGLQARKGAIAPGMDADLVVWDPDGQVRVVPEMLHHRHKLTPYAGGLFSGEVLATYVRGARVYHRGRFAAEPAGRLLLRADA from the coding sequence ATGCATCCTCCCGCCGACCTGGTCATCCGTTCGCGCCGCGTGGTCCTGCCCGATGGTATGCGCCCCGCGGCCGTCGGCGTCTCCGCCGGCCTCATCGCGTCCGTCGACGGGTACGACGCTGCGCAGGGTGGAACGGTGGTGGACGTGGGGGATGCCATCGTCATGCCCGGGCTGGTGGACACGCACGTCCACGTGAACGAGCCGGGCCGGACGGAGTGGGAGGGATGGGAGACCGCCACGCGCGCCGCGGCGGCGGGCGGAGTGACGACGCTGATCGAGATGCCGCTGAACAGCATCCCGGCGACCACCACGGTTTCCGCGCTGACTGCAAAGGTGGGCGAGGCGTGGGGTAAGTGCAGCGTGGACGTGGGATTCTGGGGCGGCGTGGTGCCCGGCAACGCGGCGGACCTTCCCGCGCTGTGGGAGGCGGGCGTCTTCGGCTTCAAGTGCTTTCTCGCCCCCTCCGGCGTGGACGAGTTCCAGCACGTCGGCGAGGCGGACCTTCGGCTCGCCATGCCGGTGCTGGCGGAGCTGGGAGCGCCGCTGCTGGTGCATGCGGAGCTTCCCGCGCCGCTGGAGCGCGCCGCGGCCTGCGCCGCCGGGATGAACCCGCGCAGCTACGCCGTCTACGCCCGCTCGCGCCCGCCCGAAGCGGAGGTGCAGGCGATCGAGCTGGTGATCCGGCTGTGCCGCGAGTTCGGCACGCGCGTCCACGTGGTGCACCTGGCCGCCGCCGACGCGCTGCCCCTGCTGCGCGAGGCCCGCGCGGAGGGGCTGCCGGTGACGGTCGAAACCTGTCCGCACTACCTGCACTTCGCGGACGACGACATCGCGGACGGCGCGACGGAGTTCAAATGCGCGCCGCCCATCCGCGGGCGGCGCAACCAGCAGGGGCTGTGGGATGCGCTCGCGGCCGGCGACATCGACCTGGTGGCCTCCGACCACTCCCCCTGCCCTCCGGAGATGAAGGGGCGCGAGGCGGGCGACTGGTTCGCGGCCTGGGGCGGCATCGCATCGCTGCAGTTGGGGCTTCCCGTGATGTGGAGCGCGATGAACGCGCGCGGAATGGGGCCCGAGCTCATCGCCCGGTGGATGAGCGAGGCGCCGGCGCGCCTGGCGGGGCTGCAGGCGCGCAAGGGCGCCATCGCCCCTGGCATGGACGCCGACCTGGTGGTGTGGGACCCGGATGGCCAGGTACGGGTGGTCCCGGAGATGCTTCACCATCGCCACAAGCTGACGCCCTATGCCGGCGGCCTCTTTTCCGGCGAGGTGCTGGCGACGTACGTTCGTGGAGCCCGGGTCTACCACCGTGGCCGTTTCGCCGCCGAACCCGCTGGACGCCTTCTCCTACGCGCCGACGCATGA
- a CDS encoding MBL fold metallo-hydrolase, protein MAATIERVSGKELEKTEYPSSGRAREVTPDLAYLRTAIVNVFLAGPRGAGDRGWTLVDTGIYGSASAIAAAAAERFGPDARPRAIILTHGHFDHVGAVRELAERWDCVVYAHPLEMPYLTGDSPYPPPDPTVGGGAMAAMSFLYPRKPIDLGGRVRTLPADGSVPGMPGWRWIHTPGHTAGHVALFRDADRTLIAGDAFVTTRQEALTYVMEQTPEVNGPPMYYTPDWPRAEHSVRLLAALEPELAATGHGIPLGGAQLRDELRTLAADFRNRAVPVKGRYVNEPAVTDERGLVSVPPRAIDADKMMIAAGVAFGLGILLARAARSRRTRHAEYDGYEEPVIL, encoded by the coding sequence ATGGCGGCGACGATAGAGCGGGTTTCAGGCAAGGAGCTGGAAAAGACGGAGTACCCGTCGTCGGGCAGGGCGCGCGAGGTGACGCCCGACCTGGCGTACCTGCGCACCGCGATCGTCAACGTCTTCCTCGCCGGCCCGCGCGGCGCGGGCGACCGCGGGTGGACGCTGGTGGATACCGGCATCTACGGCTCGGCATCCGCCATCGCCGCCGCGGCGGCGGAGCGCTTCGGGCCCGACGCCCGCCCCCGGGCCATCATCCTTACGCACGGCCACTTCGACCACGTGGGCGCCGTTCGCGAGCTGGCGGAACGCTGGGACTGCGTCGTCTATGCGCACCCGCTGGAGATGCCCTACCTGACGGGCGACTCCCCGTACCCGCCGCCCGACCCGACGGTGGGCGGCGGTGCCATGGCCGCCATGTCGTTCCTGTATCCGCGCAAGCCCATCGACCTGGGCGGGCGGGTCCGGACGCTGCCGGCGGACGGCTCCGTGCCCGGGATGCCCGGCTGGCGGTGGATCCACACGCCGGGGCACACCGCCGGCCACGTCGCCCTCTTCCGCGACGCCGACCGCACCCTGATCGCCGGCGACGCGTTCGTCACCACCCGCCAGGAGGCGCTGACGTACGTGATGGAGCAGACGCCCGAGGTGAACGGGCCGCCGATGTACTACACGCCCGACTGGCCGCGCGCGGAGCATTCCGTGCGCCTGCTTGCGGCGCTGGAGCCGGAGCTCGCCGCGACGGGGCACGGCATTCCGCTGGGCGGGGCGCAGCTTCGCGACGAGCTGCGCACCTTGGCCGCCGACTTCCGCAACCGCGCGGTGCCCGTGAAGGGCCGCTACGTGAACGAGCCGGCGGTGACGGACGAGCGCGGCCTGGTGTCGGTGCCGCCCCGGGCCATCGACGCGGACAAGATGATGATCGCCGCGGGCGTGGCGTTCGGCCTAGGCATCCTGCTGGCCCGTGCCGCCCGCTCGCGCCGCACCCGCCACGCGGAGTACGACGGGTACGAGGAGCCGGTCATCCTGTAG